The following is a genomic window from Marinobacter bohaiensis.
TGCCAGATGTTGGGGACGCGATAATGCTCCTCGATCACCACCCGGTTGTGCTCGGGATCGTCGCGGAAGGTGGTGGGCGCGATGCGCTCCAGACCCGGATAGAGGTTGGCGTAGTAGTTCAGGTAATCCTCGTGGAACTGCTTGCCGGAGCGGGCCACCCGTCCGCGCATGTAGCTCGCTTCACTGCCGCCCATTTCCGTAACGATGGTCAGTTCCGCCGGGGCATCGGCGTCTTCCGGGAGCACCAGGTGCTGGGTGACGTGCTGGCGCGGCATGGCCGTGGGCGGAATTTCCGGTTCGATCACCTGGGGCCGCCCCGGGCCGTCTCCCAGGATCAGGCCGGCGCCGTAGTGCGCCGGTGTGCGATAGGGCAGGGCACCGCGCTGGTGGGTGTGGGTGCCGTCCAGCCAGAAGACCTGGTCGCCCAGCTGCGCCCGGGTGATGACGTGGTCGAACACCAGCGGCGTGGGCGGCTCGTCCGCAACGGTTTGCCGCAGGCCGGTGTCCACCAGGACCGCGTTGGCCTTGATCCCCAGCAGACGCAGAAGGGTGTTGAGCAGAACCGTCTTGTCCTTGCAGTCGCCAAAGCGGCGCTGGAGCGTGACCGCCGGTGATGTGGGGCGGTGCGAGCCTTCGCCCAGTTCGATACCGACGTAGCGGATCTCCTGCTGTACAAAAGCGAGGGCCGCCTCCAGTCGGGCTTCATCGGAGGCGTGCGCGTCGCGGATCCGCTCCGCCAGGGCCTCTACCGCGGCGCCGGGATCGTCGGGCGTCCGGAACAGGTCGGTGGCCCAGGCGTGCACGGCCGGCCAGTCGGCGAACTGGCTCAGGGTCAGTACAGTCCGTGACGAATACCAGGCGGGCGCCTCGCTGTCGCTGGTGCGCGCCGGCACGTTGTCCTGTTGGTAGTGGTACTCGATGGTTCCGCCCTGGCGCTGTTCGTCCAGCACTGCGCGCTTCGGCCGGGCTTCGAGGGTCAGTGGGGCGTCGGCTGGCGTCAGGATGCGAAGCGACTGGCGCGCCAGCGGCACGCTCCACTGCAGCGGGTAGAAGGAGGAAAAATGGCCGCCGAAAACCGGGTTGTCGCCGATGATCGAGTAGCTGTACTCCACGGTATCGCCCACCCGCAGGTCGTCCAGCACGGTATGCACGGTCAGGGTGCCGTTGTACATCTGCCGTTCCAGGTCCGACTCGCGCTGGTACACCTCGAAGCGGGCGTCGGCCAGCCGGTCGAGCACCTGGCCCTGACGGTGGATGCGGATGCGATGGATGACGATGGACTCGTAGTCCGGATCGTAGGTCATCGACAGGGAGCTGTTGTCCTGCAGGCCCTCGGCGTTGCGGATGTGGTTGGCAATGTGGGTGAACTGCTGCGGCTGGGCCCCGGTCAGGTTGACCTGCTCATCGAACAGCAGCACGTCCGTGCTCCCGGATTCCGCCTCGCCGTCCGGTTCACTGGCGGGAATGGCAACGGGCTCCACCCAGTCCGGCGTCGGGCCTGTGGGGACCTGGGCGCTCCAGGCCGGCACGGCGGTGATCAGCAGCAGACAGAACAGAACGCGGACAACAATCGGCAGGCCGGCATACGGCAACGCGGGGCGGGGTCTCATTCCTTGATAACCTATGTTCAACAGCGGGACTGGCAGGCCGGTAAAAACCGGCCGATGCCAACGACATGCCCTGAAAGGCACGGGTTGATCTTAGCACGCGATGACGGTCGCAGTGCTGCCGATCCGCGCCGGTGTGATGCGGTTACGATTTGGACGCGGCCAGTCGCTGGATCGCTGGCCAGTCGCCGGCTGCTTCCAGCTCAAAGGCCAGTTCCAGCAAGTCCCGTTCCCGGCCATGCCGGGCGGACAGGTGCACGCCGATGGGCAGGTGATCCGGGCCCAGTCCACCCGGCAGACTGATGGCCGGAGCACCGCTGGCGTTGGCCAGGGGCGTGAAGCTGACGTAGTGCCGCAGGCGTTCGAACAGGGTATCGAAATCCTGCTCTGGGCTCAGGTAACCCAGGCGCGGTGTGGTGTGCCCCAGGGTCGGCGACAGCACCGCGTCGACACCGAGCCGCTGCAGACCTTCCCGGTATTCCGTTTCACTACGCCGGAGTCGCCACAGGGTGCCGGGTAACCGATGGGCACTGCGGGTAAAGCGTCGGGACAGACCGCGCGTGAGGTTGTCGACCTGCGCTGGATCAAAGCCGGGTCCCAGCAGACCTTTGCCAGCGCGCGCCACCATGAACGCCAGGAACGCCCAATAATGGGCGAAATCCTCGGCAAAGCTCGGGGGCACCGGCACGCTCATCGGCTGGATGCGATGACCCGACGCCTCCAGTTGCTGCGCCACCTGCTCCACGGCCTCGCGGGTGACCGCATCGGTCGGGTGGCCGGTCACGGAATCCAGCACCAGTCCGATGGTCAGACGCCGTCGACCCGGACCCAGCACCTCGCCCACCGCCGGCAGGCGTGGGTTGGCGAAGTAGCGTTCCGCCTCGGCCAGGAAACCGGCCGTATCCCGTACGCTGCGGGTGACCACACCTTCGCCGATCAGGTTGACCGGCAGAGTCTTGGCCGGAACGCCGTCCACCAGGCGCCCGCGCGTGGGCTTGAGCCCGACCAGTCCGCAGCAGGCCGCCGGAATCCGGATCGAGCCGCCGCCGTCGTTGGCGTGGGCGATGGGCACCACCCCAGCCGCCACCAGCGCCGCCGCGCCACCGGAGGACGCGCCGCAGGAATAGGCGGGGTTCCAGGGGTTACGGGTCGCCGGGGCGTGGACCGGTTCGGTGCTGGCGTTGAAACCGAACTCCGGCAGGCTGCTCTTGCCCAGGTTGACCATCCCCTGGGCCAGTAACTGGCGGGCGAAGGCGTGGTTGTGACGGGCCGGCCGGGGGGAAACGGCGCGGGAGCCGTGTCCGGTGGGCAGTCCGGCCACATCGGTGTTGTCCTTGATCAGCGTCGGCACGCCGGCAAAGCGGCCGTGTACCGGCTGTGATGCCTGTTGCAGGGCGCGCCCGAAATCCGCTGTGGCGATGGCGTGCAACAGGGGCTCGACGGCCCCGGCCCGTTCAATGGCGGCGGCGACCGCTTCCCGGGCGCTGATCTCGCCGCGGTGGATGCACCGGGCCAGACCGGTAGCGTCGAGTTCGCCCAGGGCATCGTCGCCAAAAGCGGAGACCGGTGAGGGACACTGCTGTACGGTCATGGACGGTCCTGCTGGTATTATTGGTGTGGTCTTTTACTCTATCGAAACCCGGGGCGTGCCTGAATGTCATTAAGGGCAGTCGACGATCAAGCGAAGCCGCGTCGCGGTTTCCCAATGCGGCAATAACCGTTAGGCTCTGTTGCCCCTTAACAGACCGCTTGCAAAACGGAGACTTCGAACAGGCATGGAATCAGTTGAACCGCTGGTCAGGCATTTCCTCGGCATCTATTTCCTGATGATCGGCCTGCATTACACCAGCCGCAGCCTGGGCCTGTTCGAGCGCATGCGCTTTTCCCACATCCACTATGGCAAACGGGGCAGCGGCACCTGGTGGCACCGCCACACGTTTAATGTCTTCCGCGCCAGCATCCTGGCAATTTGCCTGATCCGGATCGTCTTCGACATCGATCCCTGGCTGGGAGTGCTATCGTGGCTGTATCAGCCGGCGGTGCTGCTGACCGGCGCGCTGTTGCTGCTGGCGTCCTTCTCGTTGGTGGATTACGTGCAGGCCTACATGCACCAGGACTGGCGTTCCGGCATTGACGAAACCCACCACGGCCACCTGATCACCAGCGGCCCGTTCCGGCGCTCGCGTAACCCGCTGTTCATGGCGATCATGCTGGGCCAGTTGGGCTTCTTCCTGGCGTTGCCCAGCGTCTTCTCGCTGATCTGCCTGGTGATCGGCGTCGTCGTCCTGATGCGTCAGGCCCGGTCTGAAGAGCGCACGCTGGTCCGGCTTTACGGTGACGCCTACCAGGAATACCTCGCCCGGGTGCCACGCTGGTTATGACACCGCGCCGCATCATTTTCAGCCGCAAGGGGTTCGATTCCAGTTCCGGCGGCTGCCCCAGCCCGATCCTGCCGGATGGCCGACTGCTGTCGCTGCCGATTCCCGATACCCGCTCCAGCGTGACGTTCGGCGATATCGACCATCACGGCATCCGCCTGGGCGATCCGGTCGCCCAGTTGACCCGCCACAAGCTCAATGCCGGCAGCGGCGCCCACATCGACCCGGACATCAATGCCCGGGCCCTGCCGCGCCAACCCGGCTGGCGTGGGCTCTTTGGCCAGAGCGGCGCCGCCCAGGGGCATCTGAAGAACCAGGGCATTGCCCCGGGGGATCTGTTCGTTTTCTTCGGCCTGTTCCGTCCGGCGCTCGTCACCGACGACGGCTGGCGATTCGACCCCGCCGAACCGGCCCGCCACGTCATCTGGGGCTGGTTGCAGATCGGCGAGATCGCCGCCGTGGATGAAGCGTCGCCAGCCGTGCGCGCCTGGGCGGATTACCATCCCCATTTCCGCTGGCAGGGGGACGCCAGCAACACGCTCTACCTGGCGGCGGACCATCTCGACCTGGGGGAGGCTGAGCAGAAGTTGCCTGGCGCGGGCTGGTTCGAGCGTCACCGGGCGTCGCTTCAGCTCACCGATCGTCGTGCGACGCGCCCCGGTATCTGGGCCCTGCCGCGCTGGTTCCATCCGCGCGACGGCAAGGTGCCGCTGACCTACCACAGCCGGGCGGACCGCTGGCAGCGGGAGACGCACCGTGTCGTTCTGCAGGCGGTGGCGCGCGGACAGGAGTTTGTGCTGGACACGACGGATTACCCGGAAGCCCTGCCGTGGGTCCGATGCATTATCCGCTCCAACGCCGGGGCCGATTGCGGGTGATGCTTCGGGAACTACCTATTCGTTTGCGCCCGTGACTTAATTAGCTTGCCTAAATGAACCCATCTGCTGAAACGACATACCGGCTCCAGCCCGCCCAGGTCCGGTCCGAATTCCTGCGCCTGTTGCCCATCTCCCTGTTCGTGGTGGCCTTCGGCGCCGCCTTCGGCCTGGCGGCCGTGCAGAAAGGCATCGTGCCGCTGGAAGCCACGCTGATGAGCGTGCTGGTGTTCGCCGGTGCCTCACAGTTTGCCGCGCTCGAACTCTGGGGCGACCAGGTGGCCCTGTTGCCGTTGATGGCCATCACGTTCGCCATCAACTCCCGCCATATCCTGATGGGCGCCTCGCTCTATCCCATGCTGCGCCAGATGCGCACGCCCCAGCGCTACGGCATCCTGCTGGTGCTGTCCGACGCCAACTGGGCGATCGCCGCCCAGGACTACCAGAACGGCCGGCGCAACCTGGAAGTGATTCTCGGAGGCGGTGCGGCGCTGTGGGTGGCCTGGCTGATCGGCACGTTGCTGGGCGTCTACTTTGGCGGCTTGTTGCAGGATCCCAAGAGCCTGGGTCTGGACATGGTGCTGGGCTGTTTCCTGCTGGCCATGGCGCTGGGCGGCCGCAAGAACCCGCGGGTGCTGGTGGCCTGGGCCGTAGCGGCCGGCGCGGCGATGGCGGCCTACTGGTGGCTGCCGCCGCACACCCACGTGGTGGTGGGCGCGCTGGCCGGCGGTGTGGTGGGTTTCTTCTGGCTGGAGCGCACGTCCGATGAGCATTGAGACCACCGAACTGGGCGTACTGGCCATCATCGCCGTCATGGCGCTGGTGACCCTGGCCACCCGCTGGGGCGGGCCTTTCCTCATGTCCTACGTGCGCATCAACCCGCGCATCGAGAGTTTTATCAACACCATGGCCAGCTCGGTGCTGATCGCCATACTCACGCCGATGGCCATCACCGGCGACCTGGGCGCACGCCTGGCATTGGGTACGACCGCGGCGATGATGCTGATCCTGCACAAGCCATTGCCGGCCATTGCCGCCGGTGTCGCGGCGGCTGCGGGGGCGCGTTACTTTTTCTGAGCCTTCCCTGGGTAACATGAGTCGCCAAACCGCGCGCCGGCGCGAGACTCGTGTTACCTGTCCGCTGGTCGGCCCCTGCTAGGATAGCCGGATCGCACTGCTTGCGCCGGACGTTCCATGGATGACGATGGCCAAACCGCACGCCTGATCCCGCCCCTGACCCTCATCGCGCTTCTGGGCATCGCCGGCTTCGCGGTGCCCGCGAGGCCGTTGCATACCGCAGCCGGGCAGGTTGCGGCCCCCTGGCCACATGAGACCAGCCCGACCATCGACGGCGCCGCCCTCGATCGTCTGATGGCGCGCCTACCGCTGGATTCGCAGGGGCAGCTGATTCGCGATGCCCGCACTATGGAAGCGTTGGGAGCCGCTACCGGCGGTTTCGGTGAGTCCATCGACGACAAGGCGGCCCGGCGCCTGCGTTTCCTGCTGAGCAAGGGGCTGCCCGGGCCGGCGGGCGACCAGGCCGGGGATTTACTGCTTCGTTACAACACCTATCGCCTGGCCCTCGGGGAAAGGGCGTCCCCCGTTTCCCAGACTGAACGCGAGCGTTTGCAGCGGCGCGTGTTCGGCGTATCCGACGCGGAGGCACTGTTCCGGCAGCACAACGCCATGATGAAGGCCTTGTCCGGCGAGCCCGGACCATGATCGGGCGCCGCTCGGCGGGCATCCGCGACTTTCTGCTGGCGGCCCTCTCCGGGCTGCTTCTGGCCTTGCCCTACGTCGATCGGGAGCTGTTCCTGCTGGGCTGGATCGGCTTCGTGCCGCTGCTTTGGACGTTGCACGACAAGCGCCCGGCGCAGGCGTATCGGCTGGGGCTGGTGTGCGGCCTGGTGCTCTACGGGGTCGGCGCCTGGTGGATTGTCGGCTTCCTGCAGCGGCTTTGGTCGCCGGGACTGCCTCTGACCGTGCTTCTGTCTGTCCTGTTCTGGCTCTACAGCGCCCAACTGATCGCTCTGCTGATGCTGGCTTTCCAGTGGCTTCGCCTGCGTACGGGCTGGTCCGCGTTGCTGCTGTTCCCACCCCTGGTGGTGCTGTTCTTCGGCTATTTCCCGATGCTGTTCCAGGCCCAGTTGGGGGAAAGCCAGAGCGCCTTTCTCGTGGCGCTGCAGGGGACCTCGGTGGTGGGCGTCAGCGGCCTGGACGCCATGATGGCGCTGGTCAGCGTGTTGATCCTGCGCTGGCTGACGGGGCCCCGGGCGCCCTGGCACGATCCAGTCAGCGTGATCGCGACGCTGCTGCCCATGGTCTGGCTGGTGTGGGGCGCCGTCAGTCTCGGGCACTGGGATGAGCGGGTGGCGGAGTCGCCGACCGAAAGGGTAGGCGTCGTCCAGACAAACACCGGGCTGAACAGCGCCCGTCAGGCACCGGGCTATACCGCAAGCTATCCCCGAGCCATGGCCCTTTCAGCCGCGTTGGCACGGGCCGGCGCTGATCTGGTGGTCTGGCCCGAAGCCCGCGACAACCGCTATTTTCAGGAGCCCCGGGTGGCTGCGGCGCTGCGCCGGGAAACCGCGCGCCTGTCGACGGCCATCCTGCTGCAGGGCATGGAATACGTTGACGGAGCGGCGGGCCGTGCGGAACACAACAGCACCGTGCTGATCGATTCCGGGGGGCGGGAGCAAGGTCGCTACCGCAAGATCCGGCGGGTCGCCTTCGGTGAGTATCTGCCGTTGCTGGAGCGATTTCCGTCGGCCCGGCGCTGGGTTCGCGGGCAGTTGGGAGAGTTTTTCACTCAGGTGGCGCCCGGAAACGGGCCGGAGCGTTTTAGGGCCGATGCGATCACGGTGATCCCGCTGATCTGCTACGAAGCGTTGTTTCCCGTGCTGGTCGCCGATGCCGCCCGGGGACGGGAGGCGCGGGAGCTGTTGGTCGTGGTGTCCAACAACGTCTGGTTCGGCCCCAGCCGGCAGCCGCACCAGCACCTGAATGCCTCCGTCCTGAGGGCGGTGGAGAACCGCCGCCCCCTGTTGCACGTGATCAACAATGGCCCGTCGGCGCTGATCCTGCCGTCCGGGCGGCGCCTGTTCCAGTCGGAATACGGCGAGGCGGGCGCCTACTGGATCGATGCGCCGCTGAGCGAGGACGCCACCGACAGCGTCTATACCCGGAGTCCGCGGTTGCTGCCGTGGGTATTCGGCCTGCTGCTGGCCGCTGCGATCATCAGGGCGTTGTGGGCGGCGTCATGGCGTCAGCCAGCGATGCCGGTAAATCGCTCCTGAGCGCCTCCTGGCGAGCCAGGCGCTGTTGCGGAGTCAGTAATGGGTTGGCCTGCAGGCGCATACTCGCCAGGGTGTAGCGCATCAGGGACTCAGCGTCGCCGTAGAGCGCCGTGGCGAGATCCGCGCCCAGATACGTACGGCGCAGTTGATGGATCTGCCGATAGTTCGCCTCCAGTCGGTCCAGGCCCGCATGCCGCCCCAGCGTATCCCGGATTTCCCGGTAGGCGTTGCTGTAGCGGTAGAAACGTTCGGCGACGGCCGCCGCCTGCCGCCCGGCCTCGTCTTGCAGGCCGGCTTCGATCAGGTTCTGCAGGTCCTGGAAGCGGGCTTCATTCAACGCATGGTCCCGGTTGAGGAAGGCGGCCTCCAGGGTTTCCCGGGCTTGGTGGTCCAGTAACAGGCGC
Proteins encoded in this region:
- the lnt gene encoding apolipoprotein N-acyltransferase, whose translation is MIGRRSAGIRDFLLAALSGLLLALPYVDRELFLLGWIGFVPLLWTLHDKRPAQAYRLGLVCGLVLYGVGAWWIVGFLQRLWSPGLPLTVLLSVLFWLYSAQLIALLMLAFQWLRLRTGWSALLLFPPLVVLFFGYFPMLFQAQLGESQSAFLVALQGTSVVGVSGLDAMMALVSVLILRWLTGPRAPWHDPVSVIATLLPMVWLVWGAVSLGHWDERVAESPTERVGVVQTNTGLNSARQAPGYTASYPRAMALSAALARAGADLVVWPEARDNRYFQEPRVAAALRRETARLSTAILLQGMEYVDGAAGRAEHNSTVLIDSGGREQGRYRKIRRVAFGEYLPLLERFPSARRWVRGQLGEFFTQVAPGNGPERFRADAITVIPLICYEALFPVLVADAARGREARELLVVVSNNVWFGPSRQPHQHLNASVLRAVENRRPLLHVINNGPSALILPSGRRLFQSEYGEAGAYWIDAPLSEDATDSVYTRSPRLLPWVFGLLLAAAIIRALWAASWRQPAMPVNRS
- a CDS encoding DUF3857 domain-containing protein, whose amino-acid sequence is MRPRPALPYAGLPIVVRVLFCLLLITAVPAWSAQVPTGPTPDWVEPVAIPASEPDGEAESGSTDVLLFDEQVNLTGAQPQQFTHIANHIRNAEGLQDNSSLSMTYDPDYESIVIHRIRIHRQGQVLDRLADARFEVYQRESDLERQMYNGTLTVHTVLDDLRVGDTVEYSYSIIGDNPVFGGHFSSFYPLQWSVPLARQSLRILTPADAPLTLEARPKRAVLDEQRQGGTIEYHYQQDNVPARTSDSEAPAWYSSRTVLTLSQFADWPAVHAWATDLFRTPDDPGAAVEALAERIRDAHASDEARLEAALAFVQQEIRYVGIELGEGSHRPTSPAVTLQRRFGDCKDKTVLLNTLLRLLGIKANAVLVDTGLRQTVADEPPTPLVFDHVITRAQLGDQVFWLDGTHTHQRGALPYRTPAHYGAGLILGDGPGRPQVIEPEIPPTAMPRQHVTQHLVLPEDADAPAELTIVTEMGGSEASYMRGRVARSGKQFHEDYLNYYANLYPGLERIAPTTFRDDPEHNRVVIEEHYRVPNIWQDDAEAGSRTAWLDGDLVSDFLYAPEVQRRESPYALYHPIQLQQALTVDLNGDWNLSEEHEQVRNAFFDFRRDVTFVDGHLTVSHRLDSHAGYVPANDMTTYLDDLKRVNSLRYYGLEQMDEAPPSSMAPWIIGVSLVLLLIVAGIVDYVIDRGREKAVPQGRYYPVSTAKFVALNLLSLGCYSIFWAYRNWAYIRERDGRSLWAWARGFFLGFTLYGLYADARKDHEEQPALTLGRAAIVLLALGYFIFNALLARDNILVSYAGLTLSILCLLPLQRHFNRIEGDTERFRFNSRWRPRHGILALFFIALFSYDVGTATYLLPPNHVMAGSDLPAKTRLFLDRHKLLAPDETLLQFYSQGVFDYTEDGNGLTDRGVFSYWSDTNARFHMETARYSDIADLRVTPGDFTNPTAIQVIRNDGSYFMLLLSTEKAGDRRFSKALRARWNGLQQTAM
- a CDS encoding methyltransferase family protein, translating into MESVEPLVRHFLGIYFLMIGLHYTSRSLGLFERMRFSHIHYGKRGSGTWWHRHTFNVFRASILAICLIRIVFDIDPWLGVLSWLYQPAVLLTGALLLLASFSLVDYVQAYMHQDWRSGIDETHHGHLITSGPFRRSRNPLFMAIMLGQLGFFLALPSVFSLICLVIGVVVLMRQARSEERTLVRLYGDAYQEYLARVPRWL
- a CDS encoding AzlC family ABC transporter permease — translated: MNPSAETTYRLQPAQVRSEFLRLLPISLFVVAFGAAFGLAAVQKGIVPLEATLMSVLVFAGASQFAALELWGDQVALLPLMAITFAINSRHILMGASLYPMLRQMRTPQRYGILLVLSDANWAIAAQDYQNGRRNLEVILGGGAALWVAWLIGTLLGVYFGGLLQDPKSLGLDMVLGCFLLAMALGGRKNPRVLVAWAVAAGAAMAAYWWLPPHTHVVVGALAGGVVGFFWLERTSDEH
- a CDS encoding AzlD family protein — protein: MSIETTELGVLAIIAVMALVTLATRWGGPFLMSYVRINPRIESFINTMASSVLIAILTPMAITGDLGARLALGTTAAMMLILHKPLPAIAAGVAAAAGARYFF
- a CDS encoding lipase secretion chaperone, whose amino-acid sequence is MHPDRRSDQQQEQARQNRRERHRAIRLSLALAVPLCLVITITLAGLAWITPAQRAHEATSVGGKPETGYRPAIVPASQDARRTTVQGSTPKSAAPVTDTEADFNLDAVANALSRLNHDDNGRLLLDHQARETLEAAFLNRDHALNEARFQDLQNLIEAGLQDEAGRQAAAVAERFYRYSNAYREIRDTLGRHAGLDRLEANYRQIHQLRRTYLGADLATALYGDAESLMRYTLASMRLQANPLLTPQQRLARQEALRSDLPASLADAMTPPTTP
- a CDS encoding Nmad3 family putative nucleotide modification protein; this translates as MTPRRIIFSRKGFDSSSGGCPSPILPDGRLLSLPIPDTRSSVTFGDIDHHGIRLGDPVAQLTRHKLNAGSGAHIDPDINARALPRQPGWRGLFGQSGAAQGHLKNQGIAPGDLFVFFGLFRPALVTDDGWRFDPAEPARHVIWGWLQIGEIAAVDEASPAVRAWADYHPHFRWQGDASNTLYLAADHLDLGEAEQKLPGAGWFERHRASLQLTDRRATRPGIWALPRWFHPRDGKVPLTYHSRADRWQRETHRVVLQAVARGQEFVLDTTDYPEALPWVRCIIRSNAGADCG
- a CDS encoding amidase; translation: MTVQQCPSPVSAFGDDALGELDATGLARCIHRGEISAREAVAAAIERAGAVEPLLHAIATADFGRALQQASQPVHGRFAGVPTLIKDNTDVAGLPTGHGSRAVSPRPARHNHAFARQLLAQGMVNLGKSSLPEFGFNASTEPVHAPATRNPWNPAYSCGASSGGAAALVAAGVVPIAHANDGGGSIRIPAACCGLVGLKPTRGRLVDGVPAKTLPVNLIGEGVVTRSVRDTAGFLAEAERYFANPRLPAVGEVLGPGRRRLTIGLVLDSVTGHPTDAVTREAVEQVAQQLEASGHRIQPMSVPVPPSFAEDFAHYWAFLAFMVARAGKGLLGPGFDPAQVDNLTRGLSRRFTRSAHRLPGTLWRLRRSETEYREGLQRLGVDAVLSPTLGHTTPRLGYLSPEQDFDTLFERLRHYVSFTPLANASGAPAISLPGGLGPDHLPIGVHLSARHGRERDLLELAFELEAAGDWPAIQRLAASKS